AGCGATCTGCCTTATCCGGAAGGTCTGGCGGCTGCCGAAATCTTGAAAGTAGGCAGCGGCAGCGCTGCTGGAACCAAAGAAAATGGCATCAGAGAAATTTTGTCCGGTGGTATTATTTCGGCAATCGTTAGTCTGGGCACAAGCGGTTTTCAGGTGATTTCGTCCGAAGTGCACTATTGGTTCACCTTCGGCAAAATCACTTCGCAACTGCCGATCGGTTTCTCCTCCGCTTTGCTGGGAGCCGGTTATCTGATCGGTATCGCCAGCGGCATGGCCATGCTGACGGGCACAATTCTGGCCTGGGGTGTATTTGTACCCTATCTCACCTCGATTACGCCCCCGGCCGCCGGGCAGAGCGCCAGCGCCCTCGCCTCCGCGATCTGGGCCCAAAAGGTGCGGCTTATCGGCGCCGGTGCGATCGGTATTGCCGCCATATGGACATTGTTTACGCTTATAAAACCCATTATAGAAGGCATGCAGATTTCAATGCAGGCCATGAACCGTCAGGACGCCGGGAAAACCCTGCATCGCATGGATACTGACATGTCGCCTAAAGCGACCGGTATGGTTCTGGCCGTTATTCTGATCGGACTGCTGGGAACCTTTTATTCCTTTATCGCTGACGCAAACCTGGCGGCTGGCACTACCTGGCTCTTTGTAATCGCCGGTGTGGCCGTCGCCATCTGCATGGGTTTCTTCGTGGCCGCAGCCTGCGGCTATATGGCCGGACTGATTGGCACCTCGGCCAGCCCGATCTCGGGGATCGGCATCCTGGGGATCATTATCTCCTCGCTGGTGGTACTGGGCATCGGTTCTACCGTCAGCCTTTTCGACACGGCAATGGGCACCAAGTTCGCCATTGCGCTGGCGATTTTTATAACCAGCGTTATTGTCAGCATCGCCGCTATTTCGAACGATAACCTCCAGGACCTCAAGACCGGCTATCTGGTCGGCGCCACCCCCTGGCGGCAGCAGGTGGCCTTGCTGCTGGGCTGCATCGTCGGAGCCTTCGCTATCGCACCGGTATTAAATCTCTTATATGAAGCATACGGTTTTGTCGGCGCCATGCCGCGCCCCGGTATGGATGAAAGTCAGGTCCTGTCCGCGCCGCAGGCAACGCTGATGTCCACGATCGCCCAAGGGATCTTCAGCCATAACCTGGACTGGAACTACATTCTTGGCGGCGTGGGCGTCGGGATCGCGATGATCATTGTGGACCGCCTCCTGAAAAAGAACTCGGCGAAATATTCCCTCCCTCCCCTGGCTGTCGGCATGGGAATTTATCTGCCGCCGACTTTGGAAATGCCGCTTATCCTGGGTGCCGTTATGAGCTATTTCGTGTTCCGGTACCTGCGTAACCGGGCGGCTGAGCGGAGTCCGCAAAACATCGAAGAAGATGTGGAAGCCTGCAACCGCCACGGGGTGCTGTTTGCGTCCGGCCTTATCGTCGGGGAAAGCATAATGGGCGTTATCATCGCCATTATCATCGTATTCTCCGTAACGAGCGGCGGCAGCGACGCACCGCTGGCCCTCGTCAAGGAATTCGGACCCACGGCCGATTGGCTCGGCCTGGCCGTATTCATCGCGATGATTGTTCTTTTTGTGCAGCGGATAGTCAGTGTAAAATTCGAAACGAACAAATAATTACTCCGCTGTAGTTTATGGCTGTTTTTTTAGGTGCGCAAGCGTTTTTTCCAAAAACGTTTGCGGCACCCCTCTTCATTTTACGCAGCAATTTGTTTACTGCCCGTTTCACTACAATACTCCCAGACTGCCCCGGTATTATGCTTCATCCTTTGAGATTCAACCGGCTGACTCTGGCTATCCCGCCCGCTGGTTGATCATAGCCGTTTTTCAGCCGGCGCATCATTCGGACATTGTTTAATTCAGCCATAATGCGCTTATGCTCGTTTACGGCGTCTTGCATGGCTTGATCGCTTAGAGCCAGTATTTCTCCCTGCTTAACCTCAATTACCCGAATAACGGGCTTGAACTCATCAGGCATTTCCCGGTCATTGTTGCCTCTTAAGTCATGGTTTAGAGCAGCGAGTTCATTGAGCAGCGCAGCCCGTTCTCTGAGCAGCCGGCGAAGTCCGGTCATCTCCCGGCGGCGGACGAAACGGCTTTGCGTTGCGGTATTGATAAGGATTTTTTCAAGAAGCTCCAGCTTTTTCAGCAAAGCTGCCTGAAATTCACACTGATCCGCCATGATCAGCTCCCGGTATTGAGATAGGACTGCAGGGCTGTCAGCTGCGCATTCATCTGGCTGATATAAGTTTCCAGAGAGGTATATTGGGCGTAAAGCCTCTCCTCTTCCTCATCCAGCCGTTCTTCTTCTTTCTCAATTCTCTCCTGATAATCGTTAATGGCATTGGTCAGCACATTATCGGTAGAGGAAGCGTCGCCGCTTGTCCCCGCCTTCTGCAGCAGCAGTCCCTTATTGCCGCTGTTGTCCCGGATGGTTGAAACATTGGCCTGCAGAATGTCGTAGAACCGGTAGGCCAGGCCCTCCTCTTTGTAGCGGGTCTGCAGCTCGCCGCTGTTTAAGGTGCGCACGGTGGTAGTCCCGGAATAGGCAGACGACTGCTGGGTGAAGAGATTCATCACTCCCTCAGGGTTGGCCTCAATGGCTTCTTTTAGCTTGGTCTCGTCAATATGCAATTTGCCCTTTTCATCATAAGTGCCAGTGGTAATGCCGATGCCGCTGATCGTGACCGACTGGCCGGCAACCGAATCGTACACAGCCGTCCGCAGGTTGCTCAGCAGGTTTTTCAGCACCGAGTCGCCGGCTAAGAGACCGGTTTTGGCCTTGGCCTCCCACTCTTCTATTTCGTCTTCCGACATTTCGGCCTTCTGATCTTCCGTCAGCGGCGGATAATCCGAATCATACTCGGCGGATAACTCGGCGTTGATGCTGTCAATCAGCGCATTATAATCATTGACAAAACCGGCAATGGTATCGTAAATGGTGTCAGTATCCTGCGCCAGGGTTACGGTAACCGCTTCCGTAGTAGTTTCGTTTAGGGTATAGATCACGCCGTCAACAGTTACGGTATTGGAGCTGCGGGTCAGTTCCTGCCCGTCCAGAGTCAGCTTGGCGTCCTGTCCGGCAGAGGCCTGGCTCAAGGCAGCCGCCAGAAAGGTGCTGTCGGTCTCAGTCACGGTCAGGGTTTGCCCGGCGCCGGTCTCGCCGGCTGTTAATACCAGCTGATCGGAAAGAGAGTTGTAGGAAAGAGTCACGCCGGCGTCGCTTTGATTAATTTTCTTCATCACTTGGTCCAAGGTATCGTCTTTGTCAAAGGTAAAGCTGACCCCGTTGACCGCAAATTCGACCTGATCGTCGCTGTTGAAGGTGAAGCTGTTGGCTATAGTGCCGGCTAGCGTCTCCAAGGTGGCGGAGGTATCAATCCGGTTGGACAGGATCGCTCCTTCGCCGCTGAAGCCAAGCGACTCCAAGGCACTGCTGGACGAACCGGAACTGCTGACGGTAATCTTCTGCACGCCGCTGCCGGAAGCAGCGGCAATGGTCAGCACCCCGGCGTCCTCGGTCACCGTCACCTTACCCTCGCCTACGGCCTTGTCGATGGCTGTCTGCAGGGACGCGGCATCGGCAACCGAATCATCCAGAGTCACCGTCTTTTTGCTGCCATCCACTTCGATCACAAAGCTTTTGCCTGTCAGGGACGAATAATCGGCGGCACTGGCGCCCCGGATATCCTGCGACAGTCTGCCGTCAGTCGTCCGAGTGGCTGCCGTGGCCAGCTGGCTGACCTGGATGCTGTGGGTTCCCGCCGCGGCGCCGCTGCCGGCTGTCACCGTCACGGCACTGCTGCTGCTGGTCTGGAATTGCCGGAAAGTGCTCTGGCTCAGCAGGCTGCTGGAGGAAGTCACGTCAAAGTACTTGCTGGTAAAGGACTGCACCTCGCTGATAATGCCGCGGTATGTCTCCTGCCTCCATTCCGCCAGCTGCTGCTGTTGCTGCAGCTTGTTTAATTTGGTTTTTTTTGCGCTCATCAATTGCTCGACAATCGAATCCACATCAATGCCGGAAACCAGTCCGGTAACTCTTGTCGTTCCGCTGACCGTAGTTGATGTCACGCTGCTTGAACTGGACATTCATCCCGCCTCCTTCTCTTTTTCCCGGATCATGCTAAGAAGTCTACCAGCGTTTTGTTGATCGTCTTTGCTCCCACTGCCAGAGACGCCTCATAAACATATTCGGCCGTGGTCAGCGCTATGGAAGCTTCCGCTGTATCCACATCCTCGTTGTTGCTCATCAGAGTGGTATAGGTTTCATGGTCATTGCTCAGGCGGTTTTTCGTCATGTTGACATAGTTCATGCGGGCCCCCAAGTCGGCCTGCTCCGTCAGTACCCGCTCGTGATCTTCGTCCCAGTCGGTGAGCAGGTCGTCAATTTCAAAATTATTGGCGGTCACTGTGACGGCAGCCGGCGTCCCGCTAACTTCAGCCGTCTTATAGCTGGTTTCGCCGTCCAGAGCCAGGAGCAGCTTGGCAAAAGTATCGAACAGATTGCTGTCAGTCTCCTGGCCGGTGACATCCTGGCCTTCCAGGTTTACCGCCACCTGGGCGCCATAGCCAATATTGTATTGGATGGCTTGGTCGCCGCTGTCCTGATATATATCCGACGCGTTAGCCGTGCAAAAGGCGGTGATATCTGCGTCGCTGAGGGAATCGGCCATCGGCCCGCCGATGCTCAGATACTGGCCTTTAAACATCACTTTATCGCCGGCAGAGGTGGAGACCAATTCAAACGGCGCCTCGTCGGTGGCAAAACCGGCAAAAACATAGCGCCCGGCGTAAGAAGTATTCATGACGTCAACTGCTTCCTGCTGCAGCTGGATCACTTCTGCCTTGATTTTCTGCAGTTCCTCCTCGGTCAAAACATCGCTGGAAGCCTCTACCGTCAATTCCCGCGCCCGGGTAATAATATCGCCTAAATCGTTGAGGGCGCTCTCGGTTACTTTCTGCCAGGAAGCAGCGTCTTCCACGTTTTTTTGGTATTGGGCCACCGTATCAACATAGTTGCGGTATTTGATGGCCCGCGTCGCTACCACAGGGTCGTCGGAGGGGAGCTGAATCTTCTGCTGGCTCGACATCTGCTGCTGGGCTTTGCTCAGCCGTGCGGCGTTTTTATTGATATTCCAGACGGTATCGGCAATCATCATGTTGTTGGTGATCCGCATTTTATTCTCATCCTCCCTTCTTTAATCTGACGATACCATATTGATCGTCGTGGCGTAAATTTGGTTCCATACAGTGACCATTTGCGCCGATGCGTCGTAAGCCTGCTGATATTTGGTCATGTTGGCCGTTTCTTCATTGGTGGAGACGCCCGCCAGAGAAGAACGGCTGCCGCTGATATATTTCACCAGCGTGGTCTGATTGTCATTTTGCCGTTGGGCATAGGCGCTGGACGTGCCAAGAGTGGCGATAATCGAGTTCATAAAGTCCTCAGGGGTGCCGCTGTTGAACATGCGGGAATCCTGCACGATGCTGATCAGGTCATTGATGTTTTCATTATTCTCGTCCCCGCCGGCCGCAGAGGCAGCGGCAATCGTGTTGATATCGCCCAGCACATCCTGGGACAGCGATATATTGGCGGCCGTGATATTGGCGTAGACCTCATCCGTACCGGCGCCGCTGGCCATCAGGTCGGCTGACGACAGGCCGTCAAAGGAGAAAAAGCGGATGCCGGTGGACCCGTCGAGGCCGACACCACCGGCATGGCCGCCGTAATAGGAGGCGCCGCCTTTGTAGATGCCTTCATTGAAGGCTTTGGCAAAGGTGCGGGCAAACTCGTCCAACTGGCTGATATAGCAGGGGATTCCCTTGCTGTCTGAGCCAGCGCTGTCCCGCATGTCGAGCAGGGCTTTAAGCGAACCGTTGTCGCCCGGATCGAATGACGCACCGGTATCTTTCCAGCGGATGCCGTACAAGCCGTTTTGGGCGCTGCCGTCGGTTATGGTATACGCTTCCAGCTGCCGGGCTTTGTCGCCATTGACCAGCGTGGAGCCGTCGACCGTGATGGACAGGACTTTTGTTTCCGTGCCATCAGACTGAGTGCCTGTCACAATTTCACTGACCCGGATGCCGGCCAGCTTGGCCAGCTCGTCAATCAGGGCATCCCTCTGGTCTTTAAGCTCATTGGCGGCAGAGCCGGCGGCTGACGCCGTGGTGATCCGCTGGTTCAGTTCGGCAATCTGCTGGGTGTAGGAATTGATCTGGGTCACCGTTGTTTTCACATCAACGTTAACATCACTGCGGAGCTGGGTCAGTCTCTGCGAGGCATCGTTCAGATAGACGGCCACGGCAGCCCCTGCCTGCTGCAGCGCAGTCCGGGCCGCCGAATCGCCGGGATTCGTGGACAAGGTCTCCAGCAACCCATAGAATTCATCCATGGTAGTCGTAAAGCCGCTGCTGGAGGGCTCTCCCAGGATGGATTCGATTTCCTGCAGATAGTTGGCCTGGGTTTCCCATTTGCCCAGGGAACTATTCTCCTGCCAGTATTTCTGGTCCAGACGAAAATCCCGGACCCGCAGCACTGAATCGACCTGGGCTCCCGCGCCCACATAGAGGCGGCCGCTGTAAACCGCGGAAGGGCCGGCGGCGCTTTGATTCACAACCTGCCGCGAATAACCGGTGGTATTCACGTTGCTGGTGTTGTTGGCCGTCACCGACAGGCCGATTTTGCTGGCGGCCAGACCGCGCGAAGCAATGCTGAGGCCCATGAATGTAGAAGCCATCTCAATCCTCCCCTTATCCTATTTCGGCAATCAAATCGCCGATCAGGCCGTCAATGGTGCTGAGCACCCGCGAACTGGCGCTGTACGCGTTCTGATACATAATCATGTTCGACATTTCCTCGTCCATGGAAACACTGGCCACCAACTGCCGCTGCGTGTCCAACTGCTGGACCAGAGCGGTCTGGGTTTCGTAGTACCCTTCGGCGTTATCGCCGGCGGTTCCCAGCCAGGAAATCAGGGCCTGATAAAAATCGTTGCAATTCATTGATGAAGTGTCATATTGAAAGTATTCGCCGCTACTCAGATCATAGATCTGATTGGCGATGGTATTGTCGCCGGCTTCGCCGCTGGCAGACGCGGCAATCTTATTCCAATCGTCCGCTATCTTAGGATTGACCTGGATATTGCTGATACTGAGCGGCTGGCTGGCGTCGACAGTGGTGAAAAAATCCAGGCCGGTGCTGCCGTCAAGACCGATGCCGCTACTGTGCACTGCATTGATTTCAATCGCCAGGGTGGTGATCAAGTCATTCAAGCCTTGCCGCAGATTGGTGATGGAACTGGTTGCGTCTGCAGTGAAGTCATAGGGAAGGCCGGCGGCGTCAATAGTCTGGCAGCCGGTTGGATCGGCGTCCTCCAGATACGCTTTGATGCTGCCGCTGGTAATGCCGGCCCGGCGGTCAAAATCAGCCCATTGCACTGTCAGCGGATTGGCGCTCGATCCGTCGCCTTCCGTCACCAATTCATAGGCCCGGTCGCCGCTGACCAGAGTCACGCCGTCAATGGTGACCTGGAAGACGCCGTTGGACTGTACTGACACTTTGATATTGGCCAGGGAAGACATCTCGTCCAAAAGGCTGTCGCGCTGATCCCGCAGATAGGTGGCTTCCCCGCCGCCGGCCTCGGCCCGGGAGATTTCCTTGTTCAGGACGGCGACTTGTCCGGCCAGGTCGTTCAGGCTGGCCACGCTGTCCCTGACCCGGTTCACGGCGTCCTGCTGCAGCTGCTGCAATTGCTCGTCGATCCCGCTCAGGGCGCTGATGAGGGAAACCCCGGCTTCGGTAACCGACTGGCGGGTACTGACACTGCTGGGGTCTTTGCTCAGTTCGTCCCAGCTGTAAAAAAAGTCTTCGATCATTTGCTGCAAACCGTCGTCGGAGGTCCCGTCATCATCATTGGCCACAAACTCCATCAGCACTTCCTGCATGTATTCCAAATCGCCGCTTTTAACCGCCCAGTAGCCGGATTCGGCATTTTGCCGGCGATAGGTTTGATCGAGAAACTGGTTGCGCGCCCGCCGGATTTCTTCCACGCTGGAGCCGTTTCCCACGGACGCTCCTCCCGATAAAGGAGTATTGGTTTCCACATTGGCTGCCCTCACCCGGGAATAACCGGCAGTATTGACATTGGACAGGTTGGCGCTGGTAACCGCCAGGTTGGTGTGATTCACAAGCATTCCCGAATAGGCAACGCTGTAGCCGCCAAAAGTCGAACTCATAGCCGCACCTCCTTGTCTTTAGATGATACAGATCCCTGTCCCCAGAGCGGTGAAACCAATCCCGCCTTATGTATGGGCGGGACATGCATCACATGTTGATGAGAGATTGCAGCATTTCATCAGCGGTGGAAAGGATCTTGCTGTTGGCCTGATAGGCCCGCTGGGCGATCATCATCTGGGTGAATTGTTCGGCCAGATCCACATTGGACATTTCCAGCGTGCCGGAACTCAAGGTGCCCGTACCGCCGCTGCCGGCAGCAACGCCGCCGGTAAAATCGCCGGAGTTGGCGCTGGTTGTATAAAGGTTGGTTCCTATTTTCTCCAGACCTTCAGGATTGGAGAAAACCGCCAGGGCGATCATCCCCAGGGGCTGCGTCTGGTCATTGCTGTAGATACCGGTAATGACCCCATTGGAGCCGATGCTGATATCCTGAAGTTCGCCCGCTGCATAGCCGTCGATATAGGAAACGGTGACGCCGCTGTCGGTAGCGCTGGTATAGGTGGAAACGTTGGTAAAATCCAGGCTGATGTTAAAGGGCGCGGTGCTGGCCGAGGCGCCGGACGGGGTCAGGGTAATCGTCGGCGTGGTATTGAAATCAGTCGGATCGGTGGTGATAATGTTGCCGCTGGCATCAAACTCAACATAGCCGCTGGCAGCAACCGTCAGATTCGAGGCGGCGGAAGAGGCTTCCCAATACCAGCTGGTCACCGGATTAGCGGGGTCCGTATTGTCAACATAGCACTTTTTCCAGTTGATCTGAATATCGTAACTGTTGCCCTGGGCATCATAGACCGTCATTGATGTCGTTTTGTCAAACTCGTCGACTGTGCCGCCGATATCATTGAGCCCAGTAGCAGTGGAAGCAACCTCTGCCGAGGGGTCAAGATTGCCGGTAAAAGTAGCGGCAGTGGTGGGAGTAGGGTTGATGATCTGTTTGTTGCCGTTATAGATATCAGAAAAAATGTTAATGGGTTCTACTTCTTTATTGGTGTTATAAACATAAGAGCCGTCAGCCTGGGGCTGTCCGCCATAGTCCAGCCAACCGCAGACCTGATAGCCGCCGACGGTCAGGTTGCCCTGCTCGTCCACGCCGAAATTGCCGGCACGGGTAAACTGGTATTGGCCTACCGAACCGCCCTGGACGATGAAGAAGCCGCTGCCGCCGATAGATACGTCGGTACTGACGCCGGTAGACTGGGTGCTGCCTACCGTCATGAGAATATCGGTGGAGGCAATGCTGACGCCAAGTCCGATTTGTTTGGCATTCACGCCGCCGCGGGTGCTGGTGGCGCCGGAAGCGCCGCTGAGGGTCTGGCTTAAGAGGTCGCTGAAGCTGACCCGTTGCTGCTTATAACCGGTAGTGTTTACGTTGGCGATATTATTGGAGATCACATCGAGGTTGGACTGCTGGGACTTAAGGCCCGATACCCCGGAATAGAGCGCCATCATCATAGGAAATTACCCCCTCTGCTATTTGTTGCAAATATGTCTTAGGCTGTGGCTGTGGTGTCACCGGAATCCGAAATGTTGCCCACTTCCACCACACAATCAAGGGTCACGGCGGTTCCATCCACATTCAGATAGGTATTGCCGCCGTAAGAGATCACCGACTGCACGGTGCCGGTATAGGTAACGACATTGCCTGATGCATCGGTGATCTGATAGGCCACCTCCTGGCCGATCATATCGAAGGCCGCGGTATTGCTGATTCCGGTGTAGATGTTCTGCAGAGCCTCCAGCGAATTGATCTGGGCCATTTGGGACACATACTCGGTACTGCTGACCGGATCGGTAGGGTCCTGATATTGCAGTTCAGTTGCCAGCAGCTGAATGAACGAGTCGAAATCACTCAGGCTGTTGCTGCCTGTGGTGCTGCTCTTTTCCGTAGTGGTCGGGGTTAGCCAGTAATTGGTGATCGTATTGCTCATGTTATTTTGCCTCCTTTTATGTGGGTATCCATCGATATTGTCGCCGGCAAAGATTTTATTTCTGTTAGAAAAAAGGAGAAAGATAACATTTGTTTTCTATTGGATTTTTTACCGGAAAATAAAAAAGAACCCCTATGTCAGCCCCACGGGCTTGACATAGGGGTTCCCAGAAGACAAAGTGTGTTTTAAGAAAATCAAATGGCAAAGATATTCAGATAATTTTAGCTATCAACTGAACGAGATTAAAATACTTTCCACCCTCAGCTTCCATCATTTTGATGTCATCAGCGACAATGGGGTGATAACCGGTCTGCCACTCTTTCCACGCCTGTCTGCAGCAGGCCATTTCACGACTGTCCACTATTTCAATACCCTCTGCCATCTTCCATAAATCCTTCCACCAATCAAGAGAATGCAAGGTTCTTTCCATTTCGCTATTCCAAAACGGCTGCATTTCATCGGGAACGTTTTTCTCAAATTCGTATTTTAAGCCGGGAATAGCCACGGCGATATAGCCGCCCTTTTTTACAAAAGGAATGAGCGACGGGAGCATTTCCGCCGTATCACCGAAATAATGGTAAGCGTCCACCGTGAACAACAAGTCAAAATATCCATTTGCGAAAGGCAATCCTTTAGTCGCGTCTACGAAAATGGGAACGGCCTTATCATCAATTCCGATAGATTGGAAACGCTCATAGTTTTCAGTTGGCGAAATCCAAAGGTCGGCGGCGAAAACACACGCACCAAATTTTTTCGCTAATAAAATCGTGGAAAGGCCACACCCGCAACCGAGGTCAAGGATTCGCATATTCTCATTAATGTTTAGGTGTGACGTTAATTCCTCTGTTACTCGCAAGGCGTTTGGCCCCATCATAGCAGCTTTCAAGAACTCCGCATTTTTATCATTAGAAATAAACTGGTTTGTAAATGTATACATGTTATTCTTCCTTTCTAATTTTCGCCTTATAGAAAGAAACAAAAAAGCACAGTATGCTACTGCGCTACAAATTACACCATTATAAAAATGGATGCTCATTCAATCTGTAAGGCAGTTTTTCACAACATAAACAAGAGCAGAACAACTGCTCATCTCATGCGTTCAACTTAAATCCTTACAGCACTACCGACATCCATACACTCCTTCTTTCTTTAACATACTATATCATGGCACTATCATTATGTCAAAGCAATAAAATTGCCTTACCGTCCAGAACCCCTATGTCAGCCCTACGGGCTTGACATAGGGGTTCTGACCTTTACGCTTTAAAGCACCAGGGCCGCCAGTTCTTTGTGGGGCGCTGGCAGAACCAGCTGATCCGCCAAAAAGCCGCTGTCTAGAATAGCACTGCTGCCGGCCCGCACGGCGGCGGTGACGGCCCCAACCTCGCCGCTTAACGTTACCAGGGCTTTGCCGCCCATTCCCCGGGCCAGCCGAACTTCCAGCAGCTCAACAGCAGCGGCTTTTACGGCCGTATCGGCGGCAATAATGGCCGAGGCTACGGAATAACTTTCAATCAGTCCCAGGGAACGGAGCTGTTTTGCCTCGGTACAGCCGGTCAATGCCGGAAACAGGTTGGGATGCAGATTGGGCAGGACGAATTCATCCACGATATTCTCCGCGCCGCCAGCTGCCCGGCCGCTGCTGACCGCGCTCTGAACGGCGCCCACGTCGCCGGCCACCATGACCATATACTTGCCCGGACACAGGGACTGGGCGGTTACCAACTCCACCGGAGCGGCTTTTAGCATGGCATCGGCAGCCAGAATGCCCTTGGTAATATTCTTCATTTCCAGTAAGCCAATGGCGCTTTTCATATCTTATCCCCCTGTACAGCTTCAATCGTCACACAGCTGTCCACTGCGGTAACACGGCCGCTGATGCTGGCGTGCAGATTGGCTCCCACCGCCGCCCCCTCGGGAATCACGGCAATGAGATCGCCGCGCTTTACGCTCTTGCCCACGCCGACGATCGGCCGGGCGGGAGCGCCGATATGCTGGGCCAGAGGCAGGGTCACGTTTTGCACCGTTATTGCCGGCAAAGTCAGCGGCGCTTTGGCCTCATAGCGTTCCAAACCCAGACGGGCCAGCAGTCTCTTGGCGGGAATGCGGCGGAATTCACGGCTGGCGTGAGGGGCCTGGGGTTTGGCCTGATGGGGATTTTTCACGCCGGCTTTGGCCAGCTGGCGTTTGAATTCGGCGTTTACCCGGCGGGGCGACAATCCCATGGTGCAGCCGTAGATATCGCAGGCGCCGCACTCCGAGCACAGCATGGCACGGGTAATAACCGCCTCCGGCACTTCCCCCGGCCAAGGGCCTGCATAATGCGGTGGGGCTGCAGGCTGTGCCCCAGTAAATGCCGCGGGCAGACATCGGTGCAGGCCATACAGTTGCAGCATACCGCCTTGGCCCGATTGGCAATCATGGACCAGGGCAGATTTTTTTGCATGACCAGCGGGTGTTCCCGCGGCAGGACAATAATGCCGCCGGTTGTTTTGGTCACCGGCTGATCGGGGGTGACCAGCCTGCCCATCATCGGACCGCCCTCGATGATCGCATAGTCCTGAACCGCCGGACCGCCGGCCAGAGCGATCAATTCAGCGATCCTGATTCCCAGCGGCACTTCCAGGGTCACCGGATTGCCTACCGTCCCGGTCACGGTGACATATTTGTCCACCACCGGCTGGCCTTCCAGGGACCGGGCCACATTGACCAGGGTCTGGACATTGCTGACCACCGCGCCCACATGCAGGGGAATTCCCCCCTCCGGCACAATTCTGCCGGTCACTTCATGGAGCAGCACCTGTTCGTCGCCGGCCGGATAAAAATCAGGCAGAAAAAACAGTTCAATGCGATTCTCTCCTGTTTGAGCCAAAACTGCCTGCAGTTCCGTTACCGCTTCCTGGTATTTTTTCTTCAAGCCGATAAAGCCGCGGTTGGCCCCGGTAGCCAGCATGACCGTCTGCAGACCGATGATCAGTTTCCTGCTCTCCACCGCCATCAGCTGCTGATCCGCCCGCAGCAGCGGCTCACATTCGGCGCCGTTGGCAATCACCATGTCCACTGCGGCGTTGATCTTAACGTGGGTGGGAAAGCCGGCGCCGCCGGCTCCCACTACCCCGGCCGTCTTAACGGCGGCCAGTATCTGTTCCTTCATATTATCCATTATTCCACCCGCTTTTTTATACGATCGAGAAGGCATCCACCAAGGCGCAGCGCCGCTGCCGGGTAAAGCTGCGGGCCGAGGTCAGCCCTTCGCCGGTGGGGCCGGCGATAGTAAAGGTGGTGAACCCTTCACCGCCCACGCCGATACCGGCATAAGACGGAGCATTTTTAACAAAGATGGTGGTTTCGATGGCCTTGGCCAGCCGGGTCATATAATCCACATTCTTGGAATGCATGACCGCCGTATGCCGGTTGCCATGCTCCACCTTCACCGCCAGATCGATGGCGGCGTCGATGTCCCGCACCGAGACCAGCGGCAGCACCGGCATCATCAGTTCTTCCAGCACGAAAGGATGGTCGGCCGGGGTCTCGCACAGGATGACCCGGATATGATCCGGCGCCTGGATATTGATCTTGCTTAAAATAAACTTTGCGTCTTTGCCGATATAGTCCTTATTGACGCCATAGACTCTACGCGGTTTTCCCACGCAGCCGGGAGCCATCTCTTCCGTCCTTTCGGTAAGAACCACCTCCATCA
The Acetonema longum DSM 6540 DNA segment above includes these coding regions:
- a CDS encoding flagellar hook capping FlgD N-terminal domain-containing protein, whose amino-acid sequence is MSNTITNYWLTPTTTEKSSTTGSNSLSDFDSFIQLLATELQYQDPTDPVSSTEYVSQMAQINSLEALQNIYTGISNTAAFDMIGQEVAYQITDASGNVVTYTGTVQSVISYGGNTYLNVDGTAVTLDCVVEVGNISDSGDTTATA
- a CDS encoding flagellar hook protein FlgE, which gives rise to MMMALYSGVSGLKSQQSNLDVISNNIANVNTTGYKQQRVSFSDLLSQTLSGASGATSTRGGVNAKQIGLGVSIASTDILMTVGSTQSTGVSTDVSIGGSGFFIVQGGSVGQYQFTRAGNFGVDEQGNLTVGGYQVCGWLDYGGQPQADGSYVYNTNKEVEPINIFSDIYNGNKQIINPTPTTAATFTGNLDPSAEVASTATGLNDIGGTVDEFDKTTSMTVYDAQGNSYDIQINWKKCYVDNTDPANPVTSWYWEASSAASNLTVAASGYVEFDASGNIITTDPTDFNTTPTITLTPSGASASTAPFNISLDFTNVSTYTSATDSGVTVSYIDGYAAGELQDISIGSNGVITGIYSNDQTQPLGMIALAVFSNPEGLEKIGTNLYTTSANSGDFTGGVAAGSGGTGTLSSGTLEMSNVDLAEQFTQMMIAQRAYQANSKILSTADEMLQSLINM
- the flgK gene encoding flagellar hook-associated protein FlgK: MASTFMGLSIASRGLAASKIGLSVTANNTSNVNTTGYSRQVVNQSAAGPSAVYSGRLYVGAGAQVDSVLRVRDFRLDQKYWQENSSLGKWETQANYLQEIESILGEPSSSGFTTTMDEFYGLLETLSTNPGDSAARTALQQAGAAVAVYLNDASQRLTQLRSDVNVDVKTTVTQINSYTQQIAELNQRITTASAAGSAANELKDQRDALIDELAKLAGIRVSEIVTGTQSDGTETKVLSITVDGSTLVNGDKARQLEAYTITDGSAQNGLYGIRWKDTGASFDPGDNGSLKALLDMRDSAGSDSKGIPCYISQLDEFARTFAKAFNEGIYKGGASYYGGHAGGVGLDGSTGIRFFSFDGLSSADLMASGAGTDEVYANITAANISLSQDVLGDINTIAAASAAGGDENNENINDLISIVQDSRMFNSGTPEDFMNSIIATLGTSSAYAQRQNDNQTTLVKYISGSRSSLAGVSTNEETANMTKYQQAYDASAQMVTVWNQIYATTINMVSSD
- a CDS encoding SAM-dependent methyltransferase, whose protein sequence is MYTFTNQFISNDKNAEFLKAAMMGPNALRVTEELTSHLNINENMRILDLGCGCGLSTILLAKKFGACVFAADLWISPTENYERFQSIGIDDKAVPIFVDATKGLPFANGYFDLLFTVDAYHYFGDTAEMLPSLIPFVKKGGYIAVAIPGLKYEFEKNVPDEMQPFWNSEMERTLHSLDWWKDLWKMAEGIEIVDSREMACCRQAWKEWQTGYHPIVADDIKMMEAEGGKYFNLVQLIAKII
- the flgK gene encoding flagellar hook-associated protein FlgK; translated protein: MSSTFGGYSVAYSGMLVNHTNLAVTSANLSNVNTAGYSRVRAANVETNTPLSGGASVGNGSSVEEIRRARNQFLDQTYRRQNAESGYWAVKSGDLEYMQEVLMEFVANDDDGTSDDGLQQMIEDFFYSWDELSKDPSSVSTRQSVTEAGVSLISALSGIDEQLQQLQQDAVNRVRDSVASLNDLAGQVAVLNKEISRAEAGGGEATYLRDQRDSLLDEMSSLANIKVSVQSNGVFQVTIDGVTLVSGDRAYELVTEGDGSSANPLTVQWADFDRRAGITSGSIKAYLEDADPTGCQTIDAAGLPYDFTADATSSITNLRQGLNDLITTLAIEINAVHSSGIGLDGSTGLDFFTTVDASQPLSISNIQVNPKIADDWNKIAASASGEAGDNTIANQIYDLSSGEYFQYDTSSMNCNDFYQALISWLGTAGDNAEGYYETQTALVQQLDTQRQLVASVSMDEEMSNMIMYQNAYSASSRVLSTIDGLIGDLIAEIG